Proteins encoded within one genomic window of Humulus lupulus chromosome 1, drHumLupu1.1, whole genome shotgun sequence:
- the LOC133788800 gene encoding aquaporin TIP4-4-like isoform X1, with protein MAEKVVVVMDIDHEEESVYSSESKVQLFSKEKPQKPLDLPSSHDDEERKEHSSRTITFLKHLINDLISFKVWKASLAELIGTAVLVFALDTIVIISSYDETKSNYTPPNLIIISILISLTLSTLLLATTPVSGGHLNPAITLCAVFFRIITLSRALIYIFTQCAGAVLGALALKLVVNSTTEQTYSLGGCTLTVITPGPIGPVVVGIGLAQALWLEIICSFVFLLASVWATLGFDHRQAQAHKKALVMLLVGLVVGLLVFASAKVIGATRGYAGAGMNPARCLGAALVRGGHLWYRHWVFWVGPTISSLAFYVYTEVFPRGS; from the exons ATGGCCGAAAAAGTGGTAGTAGTCATGGATATTGATCATGAGGAAGAAAGTGTCTATAGTTCCGAGAGTAAAGTTCAActtttttcaaaagaaaa GCCACAAAAACCACTTGATCTACCAAGTAGTCATGATGATGAGGAGAGAAAGGAGCACTCCAGTCGCACTATTACCTTTCTGAAGCACTTAATAAACGACTTAATCTCCTTCAAG GTTTGGAAGGCATCATTGGCAGAGCTAATTGGCACGGCAGTGCTGGTGTTTGCACTAGACACAATAGTGATCATTTCCTCATATGACGAGACCAAATCAAATTACACACCACCAAACCTTATTATAATCTCAATCCTAATCTCACTCACCTTATCGACTCTTCTCCTCGCCACCACACCCGTCTCCGGCGGCCACCTCAACCCGGCCATAACGTTATGCGCCGTGTTCTTCCGCATCATCACCCTCTCACGCGCGCTCATTTACATTTTCACTCAGTGTGCTGGAGCGGTGCTAGGCGCATTAGCACTTAAGCTCGTGGTGAACAGCACCACTGAACAGACGTACTCGCTAGGAGGGTGTACACTCACCGTCATCACTCCTGGGCCTATTGGGCCTGTGGTTGTCGGTATTGGGCTGGCCCAGGCTCTGTGGCTTGAAATCATTTGCTCGTTTGTGTTTCTATTGGCTTCAGTGTGGGCCACATTGGGCTTCGACCACCGCCAGGCCCAGGCCCATAAAAAAGCTTTGGTCATGCTCTTAGTTGGGTTAGTAGTGGGGTTGTTGGTGTTTGCCTCGGCTAAGGTTATAGGGGCAACGAGAGGTTACGCCGGGGCTGGAATGAACCCAGCTAGGTGTTTGGGTGCGGCTCTTGTGCGTGGGGGTCATCTTTGGTATCGACATTGGGTATTTTGGGTTGGGCCCACTATTTCTTCCTTGGCTTTTTATGTGTACACAGAGGTATTTCCACGTGGAAGCTAA
- the LOC133795224 gene encoding probable aquaporin PIP2-8, translating into MWRAALTESVATACLMFTLTCSIISCLDSGEVDPKLLVPFAVFIVAFLFLIVTVPLSGGHMSPVFTFIAALKGVITLSRASIYVLAQCIGSILGFLVIRNVMSPSDARNYSLGGCSVTGHGGASGVSADTALVLEFACTFLVLFIGVTVAFDKRRCKELGLAMVCVIVSGSMGLAVFVSITVTGRPGYAGVGLNPARCLGPALWFGGGLWDGHWVFWVGPFIACSLYYVLSVNLPNEGLVWVEGEYDFVNLTGAWFGGGSGRFPNLESQK; encoded by the coding sequence ATGTGGAGGGCTGCACTGACGGAATCAGTAGCCACAGCCTGCCTGATGTTCACTCTAACATGTTCCATCATATCCTGCCTCGACTCGGGCGAGGTCGACCCAAAGCTTCTAGTCCCATTCGCAGTATTCATAGTAGCATTCCTTTTCCTAATCGTAACAGTTCCATTATCTGGTGGCCACATGAGCCCAGTCTTCACCTTCATAGCCGCCTTAAAGGGAGTCATAACTCTTTCTCGGGCCTCCATCTACGTCTTAGCCCAATGCATTGGGTCCATCTTGGGCTTTCTTGTGATAAGAAACGTTATGAGCCCAAGCGATGCAAGAAACTACTCTCTTGGTGGCTGCAGCGTAACCGGTCACGGTGGCGCGTCAGGGGTAAGCGCCGACACAGCTTTGGTATTGGAATTTGCTTGCACATTTCTTGTGTTGTTCATCGGCGTGACTGTGGCGTTTGACAAAAGACGGTGCAAGGAACTTGGGCTCGCTATGGTTTGTGTCATTGTGTCTGGGTCCATGGGCCTTGCTGTTTTTGTGTCCATTACTGTAACTGGACGACCAGGCTATGCGGGTGTGGGCCTAAACCCAGCAAGGTGTTTGGGCCCAGCTTTATGGTTTGGGGGTGGGTTGTGGGATGGGCATTGGGTTTTTTGGGTTGGACCCTTTATAGCTTGCTCTTTGTATTATGTATTGTCTGTGAACTTGCCCAATGAGGGCTTGGTTTGGGTTGAAGGAGAGTACGATTTTGTTAATTTGACAGGGGCTTGGTTTGGTGGTGGGAGTGGTCGTTTTCCTAATCTTGAAAGCCAAAAATAA
- the LOC133788800 gene encoding probable aquaporin PIP2-7 isoform X2 has translation MVVIIYQVWKASLAELIGTAVLVFALDTIVIISSYDETKSNYTPPNLIIISILISLTLSTLLLATTPVSGGHLNPAITLCAVFFRIITLSRALIYIFTQCAGAVLGALALKLVVNSTTEQTYSLGGCTLTVITPGPIGPVVVGIGLAQALWLEIICSFVFLLASVWATLGFDHRQAQAHKKALVMLLVGLVVGLLVFASAKVIGATRGYAGAGMNPARCLGAALVRGGHLWYRHWVFWVGPTISSLAFYVYTEVFPRGS, from the coding sequence ATGGTTGTTATAATTTACCAGGTTTGGAAGGCATCATTGGCAGAGCTAATTGGCACGGCAGTGCTGGTGTTTGCACTAGACACAATAGTGATCATTTCCTCATATGACGAGACCAAATCAAATTACACACCACCAAACCTTATTATAATCTCAATCCTAATCTCACTCACCTTATCGACTCTTCTCCTCGCCACCACACCCGTCTCCGGCGGCCACCTCAACCCGGCCATAACGTTATGCGCCGTGTTCTTCCGCATCATCACCCTCTCACGCGCGCTCATTTACATTTTCACTCAGTGTGCTGGAGCGGTGCTAGGCGCATTAGCACTTAAGCTCGTGGTGAACAGCACCACTGAACAGACGTACTCGCTAGGAGGGTGTACACTCACCGTCATCACTCCTGGGCCTATTGGGCCTGTGGTTGTCGGTATTGGGCTGGCCCAGGCTCTGTGGCTTGAAATCATTTGCTCGTTTGTGTTTCTATTGGCTTCAGTGTGGGCCACATTGGGCTTCGACCACCGCCAGGCCCAGGCCCATAAAAAAGCTTTGGTCATGCTCTTAGTTGGGTTAGTAGTGGGGTTGTTGGTGTTTGCCTCGGCTAAGGTTATAGGGGCAACGAGAGGTTACGCCGGGGCTGGAATGAACCCAGCTAGGTGTTTGGGTGCGGCTCTTGTGCGTGGGGGTCATCTTTGGTATCGACATTGGGTATTTTGGGTTGGGCCCACTATTTCTTCCTTGGCTTTTTATGTGTACACAGAGGTATTTCCACGTGGAAGCTAA